A genomic stretch from Bradyrhizobium sp. 195 includes:
- a CDS encoding endonuclease domain-containing protein has protein sequence MVDPEHPDWKVSAKLRANARALGRNSTDAERILWSELRAGRLNGASFRRQVPIDRYIADFICHTAKLVIELDGGQHSSDAGERADAPRSAAIEAKGFKVLRFSNLDVMTNRAGVLETIATTVAERAPTPTLPRKREREQTVSVEKKQP, from the coding sequence ATGGTCGATCCTGAACATCCGGACTGGAAGGTGTCGGCCAAGCTACGAGCCAATGCACGAGCGCTCGGGCGCAACTCCACCGATGCAGAGCGTATCTTGTGGTCGGAGCTGCGTGCTGGCCGATTGAACGGCGCCAGCTTTCGTCGCCAAGTGCCGATCGATCGGTACATCGCCGATTTCATCTGCCATACAGCCAAGCTCGTCATCGAGCTCGATGGCGGCCAACATTCCTCCGACGCAGGCGAGCGCGCCGATGCGCCTCGCTCTGCCGCGATCGAAGCGAAAGGTTTCAAGGTGCTTCGCTTCAGCAATCTCGACGTCATGACCAACCGCGCCGGTGTTCTCGAAACAATCGCCACTACCGTCGCGGAGAGAGCCCCCACCCCAACCCTCCCCCGCAAGCGGGAGAGGGAGCAGACCGTCTCCGTGGAGAAGAAACAGCCATGA
- the pheT gene encoding phenylalanine--tRNA ligase subunit beta, with protein sequence MKFTLSWLKDHLETDEPLDKLAEKLTMIGLEVENIEDKAKALKPFTIARVISAEQHPNADRLRVCMVDTGDGGAPVQVVCGAPNARAGLVSVFSPPGTYIPGKDITLGVGTIRGVESRGMLCSAAELQISNDHDGIMELPADAPLGAGYAEWAALGDPVIEINLTPNRQDCTGVHGIARDLAAADMGKFKDPTIKPIKGEFPCPVKVTVEDSTLCPGFALRLVRGVKNKPSPEWLQKRLTAIGLRPINALVDITNFMTYDRARPLHVFDAKKVKGHLVVRRARDGETLLALDGRTYNLDPAICVIADEHGVESLAGIMGGEASGCDDDTTDVLIESALWNEINIAQTGRKLGINSDARYRFERGVDPAFMVPGLELATKLVMEMCGGAPSETVVVGKSFGDDRVIDFPVTEVKRLSGIEVPQLEMKRILTHLGFMMAGPGPVVKVAVPSWRSDVHGKADIVEEIVRIFGVDKVPMTPFERGEDARKPVLTPLQLRTRRARRALASRGIIEAVTWSFITKPAAQLFGGGQRELEVANPIASDLSDMRPTLLAGLIAAAQANADRGFGDVALFEVGQLFKGDRPQDQFMAASGVRRGFASSEGLGRHWSGSAQADVFDAKADALAVLAAAGAPMQALQIVAGGPAWLHPGRSGTIQIGPQNVLGTFGEMHPRALEALGADGPLMVFEVILDRIPEAKKKPTRAKPVIELSAFQPVSRDFAFIVDRSVKAGDIVRAAQGVDKKLITGVSVFDVYEGKGIDDGKKSIAVAVMLQPREKTLTDQEIEAVGAKIVAEVTKKTGGTLRA encoded by the coding sequence ATGAAATTCACCCTCTCCTGGCTGAAGGATCATCTCGAGACCGACGAGCCGCTGGACAAGCTCGCCGAGAAGCTCACCATGATCGGGCTCGAGGTCGAGAACATCGAGGACAAGGCGAAGGCGCTGAAGCCTTTCACCATTGCGAGGGTGATCTCGGCCGAGCAGCATCCGAATGCTGATCGTCTGCGCGTCTGCATGGTTGACACCGGGGACGGCGGTGCGCCCGTGCAGGTCGTGTGCGGTGCCCCGAATGCGCGTGCGGGCCTCGTCAGCGTGTTCTCGCCGCCCGGCACTTACATTCCCGGCAAGGACATCACGCTCGGTGTCGGCACCATCCGCGGCGTCGAAAGCCGCGGCATGCTGTGCTCGGCGGCCGAGCTGCAGATCTCCAATGACCATGACGGCATCATGGAATTGCCGGCGGACGCGCCGCTCGGCGCGGGCTATGCCGAATGGGCCGCGCTCGGCGATCCCGTGATCGAGATCAATTTGACGCCGAACCGGCAGGACTGCACCGGCGTGCACGGCATCGCGCGCGACCTTGCCGCGGCCGACATGGGCAAGTTCAAGGACCCCACCATCAAGCCGATCAAGGGCGAATTCCCGTGCCCGGTGAAGGTCACGGTCGAGGATTCCACGCTGTGCCCGGGCTTCGCGCTTCGCCTCGTGCGCGGCGTGAAGAACAAGCCGTCGCCGGAATGGCTGCAGAAGCGGCTGACCGCGATCGGGCTGCGCCCGATCAACGCGCTGGTCGACATCACCAACTTCATGACCTACGACCGCGCGCGTCCGCTGCACGTGTTCGATGCCAAGAAGGTGAAGGGCCATCTCGTCGTGCGCCGCGCGCGCGACGGCGAGACGCTGCTCGCGCTCGACGGCCGCACCTATAATCTCGATCCCGCCATCTGCGTGATCGCGGACGAGCACGGCGTCGAATCGCTCGCCGGCATCATGGGCGGCGAGGCCTCGGGCTGCGACGATGATACCACCGACGTGCTGATCGAATCGGCGCTGTGGAACGAGATCAACATCGCCCAGACCGGCCGCAAGCTCGGCATCAATTCGGACGCACGCTATCGCTTCGAGCGCGGCGTCGATCCGGCCTTCATGGTGCCCGGCCTCGAGCTTGCGACCAAGCTGGTGATGGAAATGTGCGGCGGCGCGCCGTCCGAGACCGTCGTGGTCGGCAAATCCTTCGGCGACGACCGTGTGATCGATTTCCCCGTCACCGAGGTCAAGCGCCTCTCCGGCATCGAGGTGCCGCAGTTGGAGATGAAGCGCATCCTGACCCATCTCGGCTTCATGATGGCGGGCCCGGGCCCCGTCGTGAAGGTCGCTGTGCCCTCGTGGCGCTCGGACGTGCACGGCAAGGCCGACATCGTCGAGGAGATCGTCCGCATCTTTGGCGTGGACAAGGTGCCGATGACGCCGTTCGAACGCGGCGAGGACGCGCGCAAACCGGTGCTGACGCCGCTTCAGCTGCGCACCCGCCGCGCCAGGCGCGCGCTCGCAAGCCGCGGCATCATCGAAGCGGTGACCTGGTCATTCATCACGAAGCCCGCGGCGCAATTGTTCGGCGGCGGGCAACGCGAGCTCGAAGTCGCCAACCCGATCGCGTCGGATCTCTCCGACATGCGCCCGACCCTGCTCGCGGGCCTGATCGCGGCGGCGCAGGCCAACGCCGATCGCGGCTTTGGCGATGTCGCGCTGTTCGAGGTCGGCCAGCTCTTCAAGGGCGATCGCCCGCAGGATCAGTTCATGGCGGCGAGCGGCGTTCGCCGCGGCTTTGCCTCCTCGGAAGGTCTGGGGCGGCACTGGTCGGGCTCGGCACAGGCCGATGTGTTCGACGCCAAGGCGGATGCGCTGGCGGTGCTGGCTGCCGCCGGCGCGCCGATGCAGGCGCTGCAGATCGTCGCGGGCGGTCCGGCATGGCTCCATCCGGGTCGCTCCGGCACGATCCAGATCGGGCCGCAGAACGTGCTCGGCACTTTCGGGGAGATGCATCCGCGCGCGCTGGAAGCGCTCGGCGCCGACGGCCCGCTGATGGTGTTCGAGGTGATCCTCGACCGGATCCCCGAGGCCAAGAAAAAGCCGACCCGCGCCAAGCCCGTGATCGAGCTGTCGGCGTTCCAGCCGGTGTCACGCGACTTCGCCTTCATCGTCGATCGCAGCGTGAAGGCCGGCGACATCGTGCGTGCCGCGCAAGGCGTCGACAAGAAGCTGATCACCGGCGTGAGCGTCTTCGACGTCTATGAGGGCAAGGGCATCGACGACGGCAAAAAGTCGATCGCGGTCGCGGTCATGCTCCAGCCGCGCGAGAAGACGCTGACCGACCAGGAGATCGAAGCTGTCGGCGCCAAGATCGTGGCGGAGGTCACGAAGAAGACCGGCGGCACGCTCCGAGCATGA
- a CDS encoding sulfite exporter TauE/SafE family protein yields MTLADFLPKDVSLTIAMALCAVAFVSGTARGFSGFGSALIFMPLASSIAAPRLVAALLLVIDFVSAAPLLPDAWRKADRKATAVIVLGALIGVPLGTYFLSVLEPVTTRWIISCFVAALLLLLLSGWRYRGKDHAWLSVGIGGLSGFCSGLAQTGGPPIVGYWLGRPIAPIVARANIVLFFGASDLFSMISYATTGLISRESLLLSLVVGPVYAVGVAFGASLFGRASEKVFRGICYALIAMAVIAGLPALDGVLR; encoded by the coding sequence ATGACCCTCGCTGATTTCCTTCCGAAGGACGTCAGCCTCACCATTGCGATGGCGCTCTGCGCCGTCGCTTTCGTTTCGGGTACCGCACGCGGCTTCTCCGGCTTCGGCTCGGCGCTGATCTTCATGCCGCTGGCGAGCAGCATCGCTGCGCCGCGGCTCGTTGCCGCCTTGCTGCTCGTGATCGATTTTGTTTCGGCAGCGCCGCTGCTGCCGGACGCGTGGCGGAAGGCGGATCGCAAGGCCACCGCCGTGATCGTACTGGGTGCGCTGATCGGCGTCCCCCTCGGCACCTATTTCCTCAGCGTGCTCGAACCCGTCACGACGCGCTGGATCATCTCCTGCTTCGTCGCGGCGCTGTTGCTGCTGCTGCTGTCGGGCTGGCGCTATCGCGGCAAGGACCACGCCTGGCTCTCGGTCGGCATTGGCGGCCTCTCGGGTTTCTGCAGTGGCCTCGCGCAGACCGGCGGCCCGCCGATCGTCGGCTACTGGCTCGGCCGCCCGATCGCGCCGATCGTCGCGCGCGCCAATATCGTGCTGTTCTTCGGCGCGTCGGATCTCTTCTCGATGATCAGTTACGCGACCACGGGCTTGATCTCGCGCGAGTCGCTGCTGTTGTCGCTGGTCGTCGGCCCGGTCTATGCGGTTGGTGTCGCGTTCGGGGCGTCGCTGTTCGGACGCGCCAGCGAAAAAGTGTTTCGCGGCATCTGCTACGCGCTCATCGCGATGGCGGTGATTGCCGGGCTGCCGGCGCTGGATGGGGTGTTGCGCTAA
- the nikR gene encoding nickel-responsive transcriptional regulator NikR has translation MQRITITIEDDLLAEIDAAAEARGYQNRSEMIRDLARAGLQQSTEDTAQTGSCVAGLVYVYDHAARDLSKRLVQEFHGHHDLALATLHVHLDDNNCMEMTALRGDAAEVRHFADHIIAERGVRYGRVVMIPTGEGKQAKPRKHGHRHE, from the coding sequence ATGCAGCGAATTACGATCACGATCGAGGACGATCTCCTGGCGGAGATCGACGCGGCGGCGGAAGCACGCGGCTATCAGAACCGCTCCGAGATGATCCGCGACCTCGCCCGCGCCGGCCTGCAGCAGAGCACCGAGGACACCGCGCAGACCGGCTCCTGCGTCGCCGGCCTCGTCTATGTCTACGACCACGCCGCCCGCGATCTCTCCAAGCGTCTGGTGCAGGAATTCCACGGCCATCACGACCTCGCGCTGGCGACCCTGCATGTCCATCTCGACGACAACAATTGCATGGAGATGACCGCGCTGCGGGGCGATGCCGCCGAGGTTCGGCATTTCGCCGACCACATCATCGCCGAACGCGGCGTGCGCTACGGCCGCGTGGTGATGATCCCGACAGGGGAGGGCAAGCAGGCGAAGCCGCGGAAGCATGGGCATCGGCATGAGTAG
- a CDS encoding YiiX/YebB-like N1pC/P60 family cysteine hydrolase — protein sequence MGTVLDSVGKLIAAYLSKEVPGYEPFTPSDPEHLRGVIEPGDVLLVEGNNRISGIIKYLTQSTWSHAALYVGPIEGAEEADGEPHVLIEANIGEGVTSAPLSKYFPYHTRLCRPVGLSHEDRTTVCRYAINRIGFGYDTKNIVDLMRFLFPLPVPQRWRRRMIALGSGDPTKIICSALIAQAFDAVRYPILPKITKAGSRAARREILHIRDSSLYMPRDFDISPYFEVVKPTIVHGFDYTALHWADKQKPLEEVAGTFSVFPETLRAPPLVPEAIDEEAPVEIPTEEVSAQPAETTNFSEHFVQLNELAMYRAWRRGDKCEIAA from the coding sequence ATGGGGACGGTCCTAGATTCAGTCGGCAAGCTGATTGCCGCGTACCTCTCCAAGGAGGTGCCCGGCTACGAGCCGTTCACGCCGAGCGACCCGGAGCACCTGCGCGGCGTCATCGAGCCCGGCGACGTGCTGCTGGTCGAGGGCAACAACCGCATCTCCGGCATCATCAAATATCTGACGCAGTCGACCTGGTCGCATGCCGCGCTCTATGTTGGTCCGATCGAGGGCGCGGAAGAGGCGGACGGCGAGCCGCATGTGCTGATCGAAGCCAATATCGGCGAAGGCGTCACCTCGGCGCCGCTGTCGAAATATTTCCCCTATCACACCCGCCTCTGCCGTCCGGTCGGGCTGTCCCATGAGGACCGCACCACGGTCTGCCGCTATGCGATCAACCGCATCGGCTTCGGCTACGACACCAAGAACATCGTCGATCTCATGCGCTTCCTGTTCCCGCTGCCGGTGCCGCAGCGTTGGCGGCGGCGCATGATCGCGCTCGGCTCGGGCGATCCGACCAAGATCATCTGCTCGGCCCTGATCGCGCAGGCATTCGATGCCGTGCGCTACCCGATCCTGCCCAAGATCACCAAGGCCGGCAGCCGCGCTGCTCGCCGCGAGATCCTGCACATCCGCGATTCCTCGCTCTACATGCCCCGCGACTTCGACATCTCGCCCTATTTCGAAGTCGTCAAACCCACCATCGTGCACGGGTTCGACTACACCGCCCTGCACTGGGCCGACAAGCAGAAGCCGCTCGAGGAGGTAGCGGGCACATTCAGTGTGTTTCCAGAAACGCTCCGTGCGCCGCCGCTCGTTCCTGAGGCGATTGACGAAGAAGCGCCGGTTGAGATTCCGACTGAAGAAGTGAGCGCGCAGCCTGCGGAGACCACCAATTTCTCCGAACATTTCGTGCAGCTGAACGAACTCGCGATGTACCGCGCGTGGCGCCGCGGAGATAAGTGCGAGATCGCGGCGTAG
- a CDS encoding metal-sensitive transcriptional regulator: MRKDIKASVGKRLGRIEGQVRGLSKMVEEDRYCIDIVTQISAVRAALRRVEEEVLKDHVAHCVEHAIASGDKADQREKIAELMAVIGRAER; encoded by the coding sequence ATGCGCAAGGACATCAAGGCATCTGTTGGAAAACGGCTCGGCCGGATCGAGGGCCAGGTTCGCGGCCTCTCGAAAATGGTAGAGGAAGACCGCTACTGCATCGACATCGTGACGCAGATCTCGGCGGTGCGTGCCGCGCTGCGCCGGGTCGAGGAGGAGGTCCTGAAGGACCACGTCGCCCATTGCGTCGAGCACGCGATCGCGAGCGGCGACAAGGCCGATCAGCGCGAGAAGATCGCGGAGCTGATGGCGGTGATCGGACGGGCGGAGCGGTAG
- the pheS gene encoding phenylalanine--tRNA ligase subunit alpha has product MSDLASLVQSILAQISAAGDEAALEAVRVASLGKKGSISALLATLGKMSPDERKTQGAAINQAKDEVTQALAARRDVLKSAALDARLASETIDVTLPLRDATTEAGRIHPLSQVWDELTTIFADMGFSVAEGPDIETDDYNFTKLNFPEGHPAREMHDTFFFHPKEDGSRMLLRTHTSPVQVRTMLSQKPPIRVICPGRTYRIDSDATHTPQFHQVEGLVIDKTSHLGHLKWILHEFCKAFFEVDHINMRFRPSFFPFTEPSLEVDIQCRRDKGEIRFGEGEDWLEILGCGMVHPNVLRACGIDPDEYQGFAWGMGIDRIAMLKYGIADLRQLFDSDVRWLSHYGFKPLEVPTLAGGLSA; this is encoded by the coding sequence CTCGAAGCCGTGCGTGTTGCCTCGCTCGGCAAGAAGGGCTCGATCTCAGCCTTGCTCGCGACGCTCGGCAAGATGTCGCCGGACGAGCGCAAGACGCAGGGCGCCGCGATCAACCAGGCCAAGGACGAGGTCACCCAGGCGCTGGCCGCGCGCCGCGACGTCTTGAAATCGGCGGCGCTCGATGCGCGGCTGGCGTCGGAGACCATCGACGTCACCCTGCCGCTGCGCGACGCGACGACTGAAGCCGGCCGCATCCATCCGCTGAGCCAGGTCTGGGACGAGCTGACCACGATCTTCGCCGACATGGGCTTCTCGGTCGCCGAAGGCCCCGATATCGAGACCGACGATTACAACTTCACCAAGCTGAACTTCCCCGAAGGCCATCCCGCGCGCGAGATGCACGACACTTTCTTCTTCCATCCGAAGGAAGACGGCTCGCGCATGCTGCTGCGAACCCACACCTCGCCGGTGCAGGTGCGCACCATGCTGAGCCAGAAGCCGCCGATCCGCGTGATCTGTCCGGGCCGCACCTACCGCATCGATTCGGATGCGACCCACACGCCGCAATTCCACCAGGTCGAAGGCCTCGTCATCGACAAGACCTCGCATCTCGGCCACCTCAAATGGATCCTGCACGAGTTCTGCAAGGCGTTCTTCGAGGTCGACCACATCAACATGCGCTTCCGCCCCTCGTTCTTCCCGTTCACCGAGCCGTCGCTGGAAGTCGACATCCAGTGCCGCCGCGACAAGGGCGAGATCCGCTTCGGCGAGGGCGAGGACTGGCTCGAGATTCTCGGCTGCGGCATGGTGCACCCGAACGTGCTGCGCGCATGCGGCATCGATCCCGACGAATACCAGGGCTTTGCCTGGGGCATGGGCATCGATCGCATCGCCATGCTGAAATACGGCATCGCCGACCTGCGCCAGCTGTTCGACAGCGACGTCCGCTGGCTGTCCCATTACGGCTTCAAGCCGCTCGAAGTGCCGACGCTGGCTGGGGGGCTGAGCGCGTGA
- a CDS encoding heavy metal translocating P-type ATPase produces MKDAEHGHHHEPETGCGCSSQAAPAATPAASSCCGGHGDRAGHAHHHAHDHGDGATKVLDPVCGMTVDPATSKHHLTHHDKTFYFCSAGCRTKFAADPAKYLAKDKAPEPEMPAGTIYTCPMHPEIRQVGPGSCPICGMALEPEVVSLETGPNPELADMTRRFWIGGALALPAVVLEMGGHLAGPHNWIDQTLSNWIQLVFATPVVLWAGWPFFVRGWQSLLTRNLNMFTLIAMGTGVAYVYSIIGTVAPQIFPATFRGHEGAVAVYFEAAAVITVLVLLGQVLELRARDATSGAIKALLQLAPKTARRVDADGSEHEVEIDTLHAGDRLRVRPGEKVPVDGVILEGRSSLDESLVTGESMPVTKETGAKVIAGTLNQSGSFIMRADKVGRETLLSQIVQMVADAQRSRAPIQRLADQVAGWFVPAVIIVAIAAFAAWAWFGPQPRLAFGLVAAVSVLIIACPCALGLATPMSIMVGVGRGAQGGVLIKNAEALERMEKIDTLVVDKTGTLTEGKPKVVAIVPAAGFAEDDILRLAASVERASEHPLADAIVRAAKEKQLALGQVEQFDSPTGKGATGKVDGKTIALGNARYLASIGVDTTALDTEAERLRQDGATVINMAADGRLAGLFAIADPVKASTPQALKALAAEGIKVIMLTGDNRTTAEAVARRLGIAEVEAEVLPDQKSAVVTKLQRAGRIVAMAGDGVNDAPALAAAEVGIAMGTGTDVAMESAGVTLLKGDLVGIVRARKLSQATMSNIRQNLFFAFIYNAAGIPIAAGILYPTFGVLLSPIIAAAAMALSSVSVVGNALRLRATRL; encoded by the coding sequence ATGAAAGACGCCGAACACGGGCATCATCACGAGCCGGAAACAGGATGCGGCTGTTCCAGCCAAGCTGCTCCAGCGGCCACGCCGGCCGCGTCCTCCTGCTGCGGCGGGCACGGCGACCGTGCCGGCCACGCGCATCATCACGCGCATGACCATGGTGATGGCGCGACCAAGGTGCTCGATCCCGTCTGCGGCATGACAGTCGATCCTGCGACCTCGAAGCACCACCTCACACATCACGACAAAACCTTCTATTTCTGCTCGGCCGGCTGCCGCACCAAATTCGCCGCCGATCCCGCCAAATATCTCGCCAAGGACAAGGCGCCCGAGCCCGAGATGCCCGCGGGCACGATCTACACTTGTCCGATGCATCCGGAGATCCGCCAGGTCGGACCCGGCAGCTGCCCGATCTGCGGCATGGCGCTCGAGCCGGAAGTGGTAAGCTTGGAGACCGGCCCCAACCCGGAGCTTGCCGACATGACGCGGCGGTTCTGGATCGGTGGCGCACTTGCGCTGCCGGCCGTGGTGCTGGAGATGGGCGGCCATCTCGCGGGCCCACACAACTGGATCGATCAGACGCTCTCGAACTGGATCCAGCTCGTCTTCGCCACGCCAGTGGTGCTGTGGGCCGGCTGGCCGTTCTTCGTTCGCGGTTGGCAATCGCTGCTGACTCGCAACCTCAACATGTTCACGCTGATCGCGATGGGCACCGGTGTTGCCTATGTCTACAGCATCATCGGCACCGTCGCGCCGCAGATTTTTCCTGCGACCTTCCGCGGCCATGAAGGCGCGGTCGCCGTCTATTTCGAGGCGGCTGCGGTCATCACCGTGTTGGTGCTGCTCGGTCAAGTGCTGGAGCTGCGGGCCCGTGACGCGACCTCGGGCGCGATCAAGGCACTGTTGCAGCTGGCACCGAAGACCGCGCGCCGCGTCGATGCCGATGGCAGCGAGCACGAGGTCGAGATCGACACGCTCCATGCCGGTGACCGCTTGCGCGTTCGTCCCGGCGAGAAGGTGCCGGTCGATGGCGTCATCCTCGAGGGACGCTCCTCGCTCGACGAATCCCTGGTCACCGGCGAGTCCATGCCGGTCACCAAGGAAACCGGTGCAAAAGTCATCGCGGGCACGCTGAACCAATCGGGCAGCTTCATCATGCGCGCCGACAAGGTCGGACGCGAGACGCTGCTGTCGCAGATCGTGCAGATGGTCGCAGACGCGCAGCGCTCCCGCGCGCCGATTCAGCGGCTGGCCGATCAGGTCGCGGGCTGGTTCGTGCCGGCCGTGATCATCGTCGCGATCGCCGCCTTTGCCGCCTGGGCGTGGTTCGGACCGCAACCGCGACTGGCCTTCGGCCTTGTCGCTGCGGTCAGCGTGCTGATCATCGCCTGCCCCTGCGCGCTGGGCCTCGCGACCCCCATGTCGATCATGGTCGGCGTCGGCCGCGGTGCCCAAGGCGGCGTGCTGATCAAGAATGCGGAGGCGCTGGAGCGGATGGAGAAGATCGACACGCTGGTGGTCGACAAGACGGGCACGCTGACCGAAGGCAAGCCCAAGGTGGTCGCGATCGTGCCGGCTGCTGGCTTTGCGGAAGACGACATCCTCCGGCTTGCGGCCAGCGTCGAGCGCGCCAGCGAACATCCCTTGGCTGACGCGATCGTGCGCGCGGCCAAGGAGAAGCAGCTTGCGCTCGGCCAGGTCGAGCAGTTCGACTCGCCGACCGGCAAGGGCGCCACCGGCAAGGTCGACGGCAAAACCATCGCGCTCGGCAATGCCAGATATCTCGCCTCGATCGGGGTCGACACGACGGCGCTCGACACTGAAGCCGAACGGCTGCGCCAGGACGGCGCCACGGTGATCAACATGGCCGCCGATGGCCGGCTTGCCGGCCTGTTCGCGATCGCCGATCCGGTCAAGGCCTCGACCCCGCAGGCGCTGAAGGCGCTAGCTGCCGAAGGCATCAAGGTCATCATGCTGACCGGCGACAATCGCACCACGGCTGAGGCGGTGGCGCGGCGGCTCGGCATCGCCGAGGTCGAGGCCGAGGTGCTGCCGGATCAGAAGAGCGCGGTGGTGACCAAGCTGCAAAGGGCCGGCCGCATTGTCGCGATGGCTGGCGACGGCGTCAACGACGCGCCGGCGCTGGCCGCCGCCGAGGTAGGCATCGCCATGGGCACCGGCACGGATGTGGCGATGGAGAGCGCGGGCGTGACCCTGCTCAAGGGCGATCTTGTCGGCATCGTCCGCGCGCGAAAGCTGTCGCAGGCGACCATGAGCAACATCCGCCAGAATCTGTTCTTCGCCTTCATCTACAACGCCGCCGGCATCCCGATCGCCGCCGGCATCCTCTATCCGACCTTCGGCGTCCTGCTGTCGCCGATCATCGCCGCAGCAGCGATGGCGCTGTCCTCGGTGAGCGTGGTCGGGAATGCGCTGCGCCTGCGTGCAACGCGGCTGTGA
- a CDS encoding flavin monoamine oxidase family protein — protein MTITRRGFLSASAFLAAMPVLRANAATLPREADIVVIGAGAAGIAAARRIMATGRKVIVVEAASQVGGRCITDNTTFDTPFDRGARWMHNPDTNPMIRLARSAGLDVLPAPSGQKMRIGRRNARAGETEQFLAALVRANRAIDEAARGKLDTSCASVLPKDLGDWAGAAEFMLGASFAGKDLKELSAIDKGRAQDRNAAIACRQGLGTLIAKLGEQAPVALSTSASRIAWSNRDVSVETQAGKIAARAVVVTVSTNVLTSGAIKFTPDIPKRTLDAASKLGLGSYDRIVVQLPGNPLGLSRDDILIEQSSSTRTALMFANIGGSSLCSIDVGGAFGRDLSEQGEKAMAAFAREWITKLFGSEAAAAVQKTSATRWNASPFVMGAMSAASPGGQLSRKVLAEPIGNVFLAGEATHETLWGTVDGAWESGERAADAALRKIGALKDEPADVPTQSTKKRRVPRQ, from the coding sequence ATGACAATCACGCGCCGCGGTTTCCTTTCGGCGTCGGCGTTCCTTGCCGCCATGCCGGTCCTGCGCGCGAACGCCGCAACCCTGCCGCGCGAGGCCGACATCGTCGTGATCGGAGCGGGGGCTGCCGGCATCGCTGCGGCGCGGCGCATCATGGCGACGGGGCGCAAGGTCATCGTGGTGGAAGCGGCGTCCCAGGTCGGCGGCCGTTGTATCACTGACAACACGACCTTCGACACGCCGTTCGACCGCGGCGCGCGCTGGATGCACAATCCCGACACCAATCCGATGATCCGGCTGGCGCGCAGCGCGGGGCTCGACGTGCTGCCGGCGCCCTCGGGCCAGAAGATGCGCATCGGCCGCCGCAACGCGCGCGCAGGCGAGACCGAGCAGTTCCTGGCGGCGCTGGTGCGTGCCAACCGCGCCATCGACGAGGCCGCGCGCGGCAAGCTGGATACCTCCTGCGCGTCCGTGCTGCCGAAGGATCTTGGCGATTGGGCGGGCGCGGCCGAGTTTATGCTGGGCGCGAGCTTCGCCGGCAAGGACCTGAAGGAACTGTCCGCGATCGACAAGGGGCGCGCGCAGGACCGCAACGCGGCGATCGCCTGCCGTCAGGGCTTGGGCACGCTGATCGCGAAACTCGGCGAGCAGGCGCCGGTGGCGCTGTCGACGTCGGCGAGCCGAATCGCCTGGAGCAACCGCGACGTCAGCGTGGAGACGCAAGCCGGCAAGATCGCCGCGCGCGCCGTCGTCGTCACGGTCTCGACCAACGTGCTGACATCGGGCGCGATCAAGTTCACGCCCGACATCCCCAAGCGCACGCTGGACGCGGCATCGAAGCTCGGCCTCGGCAGCTACGATCGCATCGTGGTGCAATTGCCGGGCAATCCGCTCGGCCTGTCGCGTGACGATATCCTGATCGAGCAGAGCAGTTCGACGCGCACGGCGCTCATGTTCGCCAATATCGGCGGCTCCTCGCTCTGCTCCATCGACGTCGGCGGTGCGTTCGGCCGCGATCTCTCCGAGCAGGGCGAGAAGGCGATGGCGGCCTTCGCCAGGGAATGGATCACGAAATTGTTCGGCAGCGAGGCCGCGGCCGCGGTGCAAAAGACCAGCGCCACGCGCTGGAACGCGTCGCCTTTCGTGATGGGCGCGATGTCGGCGGCCTCCCCCGGCGGTCAGCTCTCGCGAAAGGTCTTGGCCGAGCCGATCGGCAACGTGTTTCTCGCGGGCGAGGCCACCCATGAGACGCTGTGGGGCACCGTCGACGGCGCCTGGGAAAGCGGCGAGCGCGCCGCTGACGCAGCATTGCGCAAGATCGGCGCGTTGAAGGACGAGCCGGCCGACGTGCCGACGCAATCTACGAAGAAGCGCCGGGTGCCGCGGCAATAG